The bacterium genome includes a window with the following:
- a CDS encoding VTT domain-containing protein encodes MDLLNKYGYSLVFAVALLEQLGLPIPLAPILLLAGAVAASGSLSLTLVVVFAVLAALIGDTVWYYLGKKKGRSVLKMLCYMSLSPETCVRKTEDSFLKYGMNSLLFAKFVPGLNTIAPPMAGLVGSRFPAFFFRDLAGALVYVLAFLIPGYFFEKEIFQVTDIFELLGKTFFWLLIGGLICYVLIKYIKLKLLQRMLYKERITAQELHERMSAGEEFIIVDIRQNLRFDPKSGFIPGARRIPPGDIDQHLPTLDKERWIVMYCT; translated from the coding sequence ATGGATCTACTTAATAAGTACGGATACAGTCTGGTTTTTGCGGTGGCTCTGTTGGAACAGCTGGGGTTGCCGATTCCGCTGGCGCCAATCCTTCTTTTGGCCGGAGCAGTGGCTGCAAGCGGCAGTCTGTCCCTGACTCTTGTGGTAGTTTTTGCTGTTCTTGCAGCTCTGATAGGAGATACGGTCTGGTACTATCTTGGCAAGAAAAAAGGCCGCTCTGTTTTGAAAATGCTGTGCTATATGTCGTTGAGTCCCGAAACTTGCGTAAGAAAAACGGAAGATAGTTTTCTGAAATATGGAATGAATTCACTGCTCTTCGCGAAGTTTGTTCCCGGATTGAACACCATCGCTCCCCCAATGGCCGGACTGGTGGGATCGCGGTTTCCTGCATTTTTCTTTCGCGATCTAGCCGGCGCTCTGGTCTACGTCCTCGCATTTCTAATTCCTGGTTATTTTTTTGAAAAAGAAATTTTTCAGGTCACAGATATCTTCGAGCTGCTGGGGAAAACTTTTTTCTGGCTTCTCATCGGCGGACTCATTTGTTACGTCCTCATTAAATACATCAAGCTCAAACTTTTGCAACGAATGCTTTACAAAGAGCGAATCACAGCGCAGGAGCTTCACGAGAGGATGAGCGCCGGAGAAGAATTCATTATCGTTGATATCCGGCAGAATCTGCGTTTCGATCCGAAATCGGGATTCATTCCGGGCGCACGCCGCATACCACCGGGAGACATTGATCAACATCTGCCGACGCTCGATAAAGAGCGCTGGATCGTAATGTATTGCACGTGA
- a CDS encoding DUF2203 domain-containing protein, with product MAERLFTAEEADNLIPSLELIVSNIQEHRKTALILGKELEAIQARIQSGENVVASELMNKRTELEFIIEIIQEGMNQIEELGGQLKDLDMGLVDFPAIIEEEEVLLCWKFGEKSIGFYHGWTDGYAGRKPLKKS from the coding sequence ATGGCTGAGCGTCTATTCACTGCTGAAGAAGCAGACAACTTGATTCCGAGTTTGGAACTGATCGTATCCAACATACAGGAGCACCGCAAGACAGCTTTAATTCTTGGTAAAGAGCTGGAAGCAATTCAGGCGCGCATTCAATCCGGTGAAAACGTAGTTGCGTCGGAACTGATGAACAAGCGCACGGAATTGGAATTCATCATAGAGATCATTCAGGAAGGCATGAATCAAATTGAAGAGCTTGGGGGTCAACTGAAGGATCTCGATATGGGATTGGTCGATTTTCCTGCAATTATCGAGGAGGAAGAGGTGCTTTTGTGCTGGAAGTTCGGTGAAAAATCGATCGGCTTCTACCATGGTTGGACCGATGGTTACGCAGGCCGGAAACCCCTGAAGAAAAGTTAA
- a CDS encoding proline dehydrogenase family protein: MIKSLILYMSDQPRLQRMASNMEVSRRVAHRFVAGEKVREAVEAVQVLNQKGFSATLDYLGEMVTKPDEASHATQEYLAALSQIHLHNLNSNVSLKLTQFGLGIDEELCRSNVEQVIKLAGDFNNFVRIDMEGSPCTDATIRIFTSLRRQYENVGIVFQAYLFRSENDIQDALALHSRIRLCKGAYKEPPEIAFKKKSATDANFVKLMKILLKSSVYHGIATHDPAMIAATKEFAQKESIDKKHFEFQMLYGVRRDLQENLLKEGYPVRIYVPYGEEWYSYLMRRMAERPANLLFVLRNLLRG, from the coding sequence ATGATTAAGAGCTTGATACTCTACATGAGTGACCAGCCGCGTCTGCAGCGAATGGCCTCGAATATGGAAGTCTCCCGGCGCGTGGCCCACCGTTTTGTTGCCGGTGAGAAAGTCAGGGAGGCTGTTGAGGCGGTCCAGGTGCTGAATCAAAAAGGATTCAGCGCGACGCTTGATTATCTGGGTGAGATGGTAACAAAACCGGACGAGGCATCGCACGCCACGCAGGAATACCTGGCGGCTCTGAGCCAGATCCATTTGCATAATTTGAATTCCAACGTTTCGTTGAAATTGACGCAGTTCGGTCTTGGTATCGATGAGGAATTGTGCAGATCCAATGTGGAACAGGTTATAAAACTCGCGGGAGATTTTAACAATTTTGTCCGGATCGACATGGAAGGCTCACCCTGTACGGATGCCACAATCCGTATTTTTACTAGCTTGCGCCGCCAGTATGAAAATGTCGGTATCGTGTTTCAAGCGTATTTGTTTCGATCGGAAAACGATATCCAAGATGCTTTGGCGCTGCATTCCCGAATCCGGCTTTGCAAAGGCGCTTACAAAGAACCGCCGGAAATTGCATTCAAAAAAAAGAGCGCCACGGATGCAAATTTTGTAAAATTGATGAAGATTTTGTTGAAAAGTAGCGTTTATCATGGAATCGCCACGCATGATCCTGCCATGATTGCTGCAACGAAAGAGTTTGCGCAAAAGGAAAGTATCGACAAAAAGCATTTTGAATTTCAAATGCTCTATGGCGTGAGACGGGATCTGCAGGAGAATCTGCTGAAAGAGGGCTATCCCGTACGGATCTATGTTCCTTATGGCGAAGAATGGTACTCCTACTTGATGCGACGAATGGCGGAACGTCCCGCTAACTTGCTTTTTGTGTTAAGAAATCTATTACGCGGATGA
- a CDS encoding enoyl-CoA hydratase-related protein, producing MIDLKNVKYEVRDKIAWITIDRPEVRNALDLQTVNELHAVIAGFQEADDASVAVLSGSGEKVFVSGADIRDIRSRNKLDALKGINSRLFKAIEDCEKPVIAAVNGLALGGGCELALSCDIRVCSENAKFGLPEASLGIIPGAGGMYRMSRVAGVGITKELILTGEAIDAQRALQVGLVSRVVPQSDLHKTAEQIAQKILSRGPLAIRLAKRSLNLITQMSTEAAMALESFAQGILFESEDKEEGTSAFLEKRAPKFKGK from the coding sequence ATGATCGATCTAAAAAATGTTAAATATGAAGTGCGCGACAAAATTGCATGGATCACGATCGATCGTCCGGAAGTTAGAAACGCTCTTGATCTGCAAACTGTAAATGAATTGCACGCGGTCATTGCCGGCTTCCAGGAAGCGGATGATGCATCGGTCGCTGTATTATCCGGATCGGGCGAAAAGGTATTCGTCTCCGGCGCCGATATCCGGGATATCCGGTCCCGCAACAAATTAGATGCTTTGAAAGGGATCAATTCGCGCCTCTTTAAAGCGATAGAAGATTGTGAAAAACCTGTGATCGCTGCAGTCAACGGTCTTGCGCTGGGTGGCGGATGCGAGCTTGCACTGTCCTGTGACATTCGTGTGTGCAGCGAGAATGCAAAATTCGGTTTGCCGGAGGCATCTCTTGGCATCATTCCCGGGGCAGGTGGAATGTATCGCATGTCGCGAGTTGCCGGAGTGGGAATCACAAAAGAATTGATACTGACCGGCGAAGCAATCGATGCGCAGCGGGCTTTGCAGGTGGGCCTTGTATCCCGCGTTGTTCCGCAAAGCGACCTGCACAAAACGGCGGAACAGATTGCTCAAAAAATTCTTTCACGCGGTCCGCTCGCCATTCGTCTGGCGAAGCGCTCTTTAAATCTCATCACACAGATGTCCACCGAAGCAGCCATGGCTCTGGAATCCTTCGCTCAGGGAATTCTGTTTGAATCGGAAGATAAAGAAGAAGGAACGAGCGCCTTCCTGGAAAAAAGAGCTCCCAAGTTCAAAGGCAAGTAA
- a CDS encoding 3-hydroxyacyl-CoA dehydrogenase has product MEIKKISVLGAGIMGAGIAHVAAAGGFRTQLYDISKEILEGALKQIRSNLQKGVELKKITQAQMEAAISNIDCCEDLDKAAQADFIIEAVPENIALKLKIYSALDKAAPRETCFASNTSGLSITEMAAATSRPDKFIGMHFFNPVHKMKLVEIIRGLETNDETYRITDEVARIMGKETVSVRESPGFVTSRINALIGNEAFYMLQEGIASAEDIDKALKLGLNHPMGPFELVDLVGLDTRLSILNHLHETLGDKYRPCPLLVKYVKAGRLGRKAGKGVYDYPENKQ; this is encoded by the coding sequence ATGGAAATCAAAAAAATCAGCGTGCTGGGCGCCGGAATCATGGGCGCCGGAATTGCTCACGTTGCAGCTGCCGGCGGTTTTAGAACTCAACTCTACGATATCAGCAAGGAAATTCTGGAAGGCGCGCTGAAGCAGATCCGGTCCAATTTGCAAAAAGGCGTGGAGCTGAAGAAGATCACGCAGGCGCAGATGGAAGCTGCAATCTCAAACATCGACTGCTGCGAAGATCTTGACAAAGCGGCCCAGGCGGATTTCATCATTGAAGCGGTCCCCGAAAACATTGCGCTAAAACTGAAAATCTATTCCGCTCTCGATAAAGCTGCTCCGCGGGAAACCTGTTTTGCAAGCAATACTTCCGGTCTGAGCATCACGGAAATGGCCGCCGCTACTTCCCGACCTGACAAGTTCATCGGAATGCATTTTTTCAATCCCGTTCACAAGATGAAACTCGTTGAAATCATTCGCGGTCTGGAAACGAACGATGAAACTTACCGGATCACAGATGAAGTTGCGCGTATCATGGGCAAAGAGACGGTTTCCGTTCGTGAATCTCCCGGTTTCGTTACGAGCCGCATCAATGCGCTGATCGGCAATGAAGCGTTTTACATGCTGCAGGAAGGAATCGCGAGCGCGGAAGATATCGATAAAGCGCTGAAACTGGGACTCAATCATCCGATGGGACCGTTTGAGCTTGTGGATCTTGTAGGGCTGGATACCCGTTTGAGCATCCTGAATCATTTACACGAAACTCTCGGCGATAAATACCGTCCCTGTCCGCTGCTGGTCAAGTACGTGAAGGCCGGGCGGCTGGGTAGAAAAGCCGGCAAAGGAGTCTATGACTATCCGGAGAACAAACAATGA
- a CDS encoding ferritin-like domain-containing protein: MESTEFVKELYELQQQMLSGLDNLELVQSESDNNLDLPNLLKIALKNEIEASELAAYWISSTPEIDVKLGFARQAGDEAKHYRLIEKRLAEMGVDLSGFNPLAMGYSKMFEYLKSIDDTVTRLACGQFMREGIAVKRNEQFIKLCESRGDEETAKLYRDIIQPDEQYHHQLGKTMLEKYAHTPSAQQAAREAVMKTLQIAEELRGIAEKKLGVSQIPGC, encoded by the coding sequence ATGGAAAGCACAGAATTTGTAAAGGAACTGTACGAGCTTCAACAACAGATGTTATCCGGTCTGGATAACCTGGAGCTTGTGCAATCGGAATCGGACAACAATCTTGATCTGCCGAATCTTTTGAAGATTGCATTGAAAAACGAGATAGAAGCAAGCGAGCTTGCCGCATATTGGATCAGCTCAACGCCGGAAATTGATGTCAAACTCGGTTTTGCCCGCCAGGCAGGAGACGAAGCAAAACACTATAGACTGATCGAAAAACGTCTCGCAGAAATGGGAGTAGATCTTTCGGGATTTAATCCTCTTGCTATGGGATATTCAAAAATGTTTGAGTACTTAAAATCGATTGATGATACGGTAACGCGGCTTGCGTGCGGACAATTCATGCGTGAGGGAATCGCCGTGAAACGAAATGAGCAATTCATTAAGCTGTGCGAATCGCGTGGCGACGAAGAAACAGCGAAGCTCTACCGGGACATCATTCAGCCCGATGAGCAATACCATCACCAGCTGGGAAAAACGATGCTGGAGAAATACGCGCACACGCCCTCAGCGCAGCAGGCAGCGCGCGAGGCGGTGATGAAAACATTGCAAATCGCCGAAGAGCTTCGCGGAATCGCGGAAAAGAAGCTCGGTGTGAGCCAGATTCCCGGGTGTTAG
- a CDS encoding amidohydrolase: MCEFLNDQNRRRLIEWRRDFHAHPELAYQENRTAGIVAAHLRQCGYEVKTAIGRTGVVGVMAGKPQGKTLMLRADMDCLPVQEENDTPYKSVHEGRMHACGHDGHTAILMAVAEHLQKKRQTLQGTAKLVFQPAEEGGNGSERMIQDGVLLNPQVDAAFGLHLWNDKPIGKIALNPGALMAGVHSFDLTIHGKGGHGAAPHQTIDTIVASAQVINNLQTIVSRNVDPLETAVVTVASIHSGSAFNVIAETASLKGTVRYFSRALGEQLPLIFERIVSGTTQSLGATYSLKYEKLTPPTINDPRMAEFIREVASEVVGSENVIMDARTMGGEDMSFFLNEVPGCFFFVGSRNEQQNLIYPHHSPKFDFDEAAMEIGVEVLCRAAEKFLS, encoded by the coding sequence ATGTGTGAGTTCTTGAACGATCAAAATCGCCGCAGACTCATTGAATGGCGCCGCGATTTCCATGCGCATCCGGAGCTTGCCTACCAGGAGAACCGGACAGCAGGAATTGTTGCAGCGCATTTAAGGCAATGCGGTTATGAAGTGAAGACTGCCATCGGCCGGACCGGTGTGGTGGGCGTGATGGCCGGAAAACCGCAAGGCAAGACGTTAATGTTGCGCGCGGACATGGACTGCTTGCCTGTCCAGGAAGAGAACGACACACCCTACAAATCGGTTCATGAGGGGCGCATGCACGCTTGCGGACACGATGGGCACACGGCCATTTTGATGGCGGTCGCCGAGCACCTCCAAAAGAAGCGGCAGACTTTGCAGGGAACTGCAAAACTCGTTTTTCAACCGGCTGAGGAAGGAGGAAATGGGTCCGAGCGCATGATCCAGGATGGCGTGCTTTTGAATCCACAGGTGGATGCAGCTTTTGGACTTCATCTATGGAATGACAAACCGATCGGAAAAATTGCGCTGAACCCTGGTGCTTTAATGGCAGGTGTTCATTCGTTCGATCTCACGATTCACGGGAAAGGAGGGCACGGCGCAGCACCCCATCAAACGATAGACACGATCGTTGCCTCGGCCCAGGTCATCAATAATCTACAAACAATTGTGAGCCGCAATGTGGATCCGCTGGAAACTGCGGTTGTTACGGTTGCTTCCATTCACTCCGGTTCCGCTTTTAATGTGATCGCAGAAACCGCTTCACTGAAAGGAACTGTCCGCTACTTCAGCCGCGCTCTTGGCGAACAGTTACCGCTAATTTTTGAACGCATCGTTTCCGGCACCACGCAATCTCTGGGAGCCACCTATTCATTGAAATACGAAAAGCTCACGCCACCTACAATTAATGATCCTCGTATGGCGGAGTTCATTCGTGAAGTGGCTTCGGAAGTTGTCGGAAGCGAGAATGTCATTATGGATGCGCGCACAATGGGCGGCGAAGACATGTCTTTCTTTCTGAATGAAGTTCCGGGATGTTTCTTCTTTGTTGGATCGCGGAACGAGCAACAGAATCTCATTTATCCGCACCATTCGCCGAAATTTGATTTCGATGAGGCCGCCATGGAAATTGGTGTAGAAGTATTGTGTCGCGCCGCCGAAAAATTCCTTTCCTGA
- a CDS encoding transglutaminaseTgpA domain-containing protein, whose amino-acid sequence MKILTKNKIVEAFHFPFTEALIFSILVWSAWGLAEAFYWDRISPMLDSNVPRADSFIYMHAFFIYVAIAAFLAPLIYVGMRILLAAFDLHNSRTFRAATLCVILGMFLIAALFHYLNSSYLVILLGIAFSFFLLFLLYRWASGDDFRIRRSGTMMLSIFVISVVLSFVPFPIFSSESNPKQQKQAQPGYRRLMAYHYLLPLLEP is encoded by the coding sequence ATGAAGATTCTAACAAAAAACAAGATCGTTGAGGCTTTCCATTTCCCTTTTACGGAGGCCCTGATCTTCTCGATTCTTGTCTGGTCCGCCTGGGGGCTTGCGGAAGCCTTTTACTGGGATCGCATCTCTCCAATGCTGGATTCCAATGTCCCAAGGGCAGACTCCTTCATATACATGCACGCATTTTTTATTTACGTTGCGATTGCGGCATTTCTTGCGCCCCTGATTTATGTTGGCATGCGGATTCTGCTTGCAGCGTTTGATTTGCACAATTCGCGAACGTTTCGCGCAGCCACGCTGTGCGTCATTCTGGGAATGTTTTTGATTGCGGCTTTATTTCACTATTTAAATTCCAGCTATTTGGTCATACTTCTAGGGATCGCTTTTTCATTCTTTCTTCTTTTTTTACTTTACCGTTGGGCATCCGGAGATGATTTCAGAATTCGCCGGTCCGGAACAATGATGTTGAGTATTTTTGTGATTTCCGTAGTGCTCTCTTTTGTTCCTTTTCCCATTTTTTCTTCAGAGTCCAATCCGAAGCAGCAGAAACAGGCCCAACCAGGTTATCGCAGGTTGATGGCTTATCATTATCTATTGCCACTGCTGGAACCATAA
- a CDS encoding TMEM175 family protein, translating to MSKGRLEAFSDGVIAIIITIMVLEMKVPHGADLIDLTPVLPAFLTYLLSFVFLGIYWNNHHHLLQLVHHVNGRILWANLHLLFWLSLIPFVTGWMGENHFAPWPVALYGTVLLFSAIAYFILTLTLVAQHGSDSALAKALGSDFKGKISVLIYAVAIPLSFYNAVLSCGLYVVVAVTWLVPDRRLEKSVNRS from the coding sequence ATGAGCAAAGGACGGCTGGAAGCGTTTAGCGACGGTGTGATTGCAATCATCATCACAATCATGGTGCTGGAAATGAAAGTGCCGCATGGAGCGGATCTGATTGACCTGACTCCAGTCCTGCCTGCGTTTCTTACTTACCTGCTCAGTTTTGTTTTCCTGGGTATCTACTGGAACAACCATCATCATCTGCTGCAGCTGGTTCATCATGTGAATGGACGAATCCTGTGGGCAAATCTGCATCTGCTCTTCTGGCTATCGCTTATACCTTTTGTAACCGGTTGGATGGGTGAGAATCATTTTGCGCCATGGCCGGTCGCGCTTTACGGAACTGTGCTGCTGTTTTCCGCCATTGCTTACTTCATACTGACGCTTACCTTGGTCGCGCAGCACGGCAGCGATTCCGCTCTTGCAAAAGCCCTTGGCAGCGATTTCAAAGGCAAGATATCGGTTTTGATCTATGCGGTTGCCATTCCGCTCTCCTTCTACAACGCAGTTCTTTCCTGCGGATTGTATGTTGTTGTTGCTGTAACGTGGCTGGTTCCCGACCGCCGCCTGGAAAAATCTGTTAACAGAAGCTAA